In Haliaeetus albicilla chromosome 18, bHalAlb1.1, whole genome shotgun sequence, one genomic interval encodes:
- the WDCP gene encoding WD repeat and coiled-coil-containing protein encodes MELGKAKLLRTGLNALYQAIHPVHGIAWTDGKQVILTALYYHNGELKFGDSSVVGQFEHVHGLYWGPCCSTDTPALLAVQHKKHVSVWQLGYSTAERNKPLISQTCEVGEPFPLLSQGCVWHPKKEVLAVLTKRDASVLHAVRTDNTRVKADIKSSGLIHCACWTKDGNRLVVAIGSALHSYIWDDAQKTLNTCSFCPVFDVGGYICAIEATLDFQIAVATELPLDNICGLNAGIAFDMPSGTETGSLISQSALVLGDEEYSMDRRRKSTDSDRSGVDSVASSSSGPVDLTHILANHRRSDPGPLITLKRKDSAATNGQDSSHMILVTFERKVTTTRKVTIPGILVPDIMAFDLRAQIVAVASNTSNIVLVYSVTSSCMPHIQQIQLEKNERPKGLCFLTAKLLLILIGKQKFPEPSLIPSSSSDRYVMRLMIKELMLEEDPSALPETKQNMFYNFESSVNIPGKRKFFENLATDDQPQSRELLIPRSTVIQSPSGRRRLIEEVKSPSYEQSSSSSVSDLDEKRLPGDPSVALETLDAEPTNRSVSLLGFGTSTRLSSRPASPKVQFNVIQETSNSPKNNNLPSERGMSHISRNLERLCGSFNELQLSLSEITDFAKNGRRISLAYPCSQEPPVVHITYQKSFSNGAVTEETKDVLLCDGKIHLNLVQQLFDLPVIEMKHGSSWIVLTADKDGFVPLIFRATQEIIIRDGSDSSEVCGGHSYKKSISMRPPSRVT; translated from the exons ATGGAGCTGGGAAAGGCAAAGCTGCTGAGGACCGGCCTCAATGCTTTATATCAGGCCATCCACCCCGTGCATGGAATTGCCTGGACAGATGGGAAGCAAGTGATACTGACTGCTTTATACTATCATAATGGAGAACTAAAGTTCGGAGACTCAAGTGTTGTTGGTCAATTTGAACATGTTCATGGGCTTTACTGGGGCCCATGTTGCTCTACAGACACCCCAGCTCTGCTCGCTGTTCAGCATAAAAAGCATGTTAGTGTTTGGCAGCTGGGCTACAGCACTGCGGAGAGGAACAAACCCTTGATTTCTCAGACCTGTGAAGTTGGTGAGCCATTTCCACTGCTTTCTCAGGGCTGTGTCTGGCATCCAAAGAAGGAAGTCTTGGCTGTGCTTACAAAAAGAGATGCTTCAGTCTTGCATGCTGTTCGTACTGACAATACTAGAGTTAAGGCAGATATCAAAAGCAGCGGGCTTATCCACTGTGCCTGCTGGACTAAGGATGGTAATCGTTTAGTAGTTGCTATAGGCAGTGCCCTGCATTCCTACATATGGGATGATGCTCAGAAAACCCTAAATACCTGCTCCTTTTGCCCAGTCTTTGATGTGGGAGGTTATATCTGTGCTATAGAAGCCACGCTGGATTTCCAAATTGCTGTAGCTACTGAGCTTCCTTTAGATAATATCTGTGGTTTGAATGCGGGCATTGCATTTGATATGCCATCTGGTACAGAAACTGGTTCTTTAATCTCACAGTCTGCTCTGGTGCTTGGTGATGAGGAATACTCCATGGACCGGCGAAGAAAGTCCACAGATTCAGATAGATCCGGTGTTGATTCAGTTGCTTCTTCTTCGTCAGGTCCTGTGGATTTAACCCATATCCTTGCAAACCACCGTCGGTCTGATCCCGGTCCTCTTATTACTCTGAAACGCAAAGACTCTGCAGCAACAAATGGTCAAGATTCTTCTCACATGATTTTGGTGACTTTTGAGAGGAAGGTAACCACCACCAGAAAAGTCACCATCCCAGGTATTCTGGTTCCTGATATAATGGCTTTTGACCTTAGAGCTCAGATTGTGGCAGTAGCCTCTAATACTTCTAACATTGTTTTGGTGTATTCAGTAACCTCTTCCTGCATGCCTCATATTCAACAAATCCAGctggaaaagaatgaaagacCAAAGGGCCTATGCTTTTTGACAGCTAAACTCCTATTGATTCTGATTGGCAAGCAAAAGTTTCCTGAGCCTAGTCTCATTCCATCTTCAAGTTCAGACAGGTATGTAATGCGTCTGATGATCAAAGAATTGATGCTGGAAGAAGATCCTTCAGCATTGCCTGAGACTAAGCAGAATATGTTTTATAACTTTGAATCCTCTGTTAATAtacctggaaaaagaaagttctTTGAAAATCTTGCTACAGATGACCAACCTCAAAGCAGGGAGCTGTTAATACCAAGAAGCACAGTTATTCAGTCTCCTAGTGGCAGGAGAAGACTCATTGAAGAAGTAAAGAGCCCTAGCTATGAGCAGAGCTCTTCATCAAGTGTGAGTGACCTGGATGAAAAAAGGCTCCCAGGTGACCCCTCGGTGGCCTTGGAAACATTGGATGCTGAACCTACCAATCGTTCAGTGTCTCTTCTTGGTTTTGGAACATCTACCAGGCTTTCCAGCAGACCAGCTTCCCCTAAAGTACAGTTCAATGTGATCCAAGAAACATCAAATTCTCCCAAAAACAACAATTTGCCAAGTGAAAGAGGAATGAGTCACATATCTAGAAATTTAGAGAGACTTTGTGGCAGCTTCAATGAGTTACAACTGAGTCTTTCTGAAATAACGGACTTCGCTAAAAATGGGAGGAGGATATCTTTAGCCTATCCATGCTCACAGGAACCACCTGTCGTTCATATCACTTACCAG AAAAGTTTTTCAAATGGAGCAGttactgaagaaacaaaagatgTTCTCCTCTGTGATGGCAAGATCCATTTGAATTTAGTCCAGCAGCTGTTTGATCTGCCTGTTATTGAAATGAAACACG